From Methanolacinia paynteri:
TCCCTTGTTCCAGGACGTAGTTCCCGAAATATGACGTTTTTTGATAGGAACTCCACTTTGTGACAGGAACCGATCCCTCAACGCCGGCACCTGATCCGAATGGCGCAACACCGCCTCCATTCGTGTAGGTCCTGTCAGTATGGGTGTTGGGGACACCCGGAAGTACCTCGGCACCTCCGTGATAGACAGTTCCGAGCGCCAGTCCGGGAACGCATCCCGCTCCTTTAACTTCAACCCACTGCGTTGCGTCGTTCTTATCCAGCACGTCAATATATGTATTTGTCTTCACGGTGGTCGTCCATGAGGTGATGATTTTCAGGTCGCTTGTCGGGATCGGCTCGCTCACTCCTGTTACTTTTGCATGAAATCCGCTGTCCCTGTAAGTGCCGGAATTCGTTATGCTGATATCCATACTGAGAGTAGGAGCTCTCTGTTTGTCGCTGTCTATGAGTCCTCCTGCAAACCCGCTCACGACAGTTGCGATTATAATTGTCACGACAAGCATGAGCATCACACCGATTACAGGAGAAACTGCGGAATAATTTTCATTTTTCATTTTAAGTCCTCCATAGATCATACAGTGATCAGTACGTCACTCTTTGAGATCAGGTGTCCCTCCGTGTCACTCACTTCCAGGATGAAGCTCTTGCCGATACTGTCCTGGTTCCTTATGCAATGCGCCCAGGCTACGGTCTGTGTCCCGTTGTATGTGTACCCGTCATCTTCAACATTGTCCTCGAAATCCGTCGGGGCGACATTAGGCTGGGAAATATTGCATGTGCAGTACTCCGGGTCAATGTTTATCGTGCTCCCCGGGTTGAAGGAGACCATGAAGTACGTCCCCTGTTCAGTTACCACAGGGCCGGTACCTCTTTCGGTAGTTACGGTAGTCTTGGACAGATCCAGCGCCTGGGCTGTTGAAGACTCGAGATTCGGGCCAAATGTGGGCCCGTCCCTGATGGTGAATATAAGGTTCTTTGTAGGTAGAGGCTCCCCGCCTGCATGAGTGATAGTCATACCTTCGGATATA
This genomic window contains:
- a CDS encoding type IV pilin N-terminal domain-containing protein — its product is MKNENYSAVSPVIGVMLMLVVTIIIATVVSGFAGGLIDSDKQRAPTLSMDISITNSGTYRDSGFHAKVTGVSEPIPTSDLKIITSWTTTVKTNTYIDVLDKNDATQWVEVKGAGCVPGLALGTVYHGGAEVLPGVPNTHTDRTYTNGGGVAPFGSGAGVEGSVPVTKWSSYQKTSYFGNYVLEQGTVMTAEPVGECKANDPVVGGYPGKGKFGGAFFYGGYGTNVQSEDRQLITSLFQYQSDGKINDPYSKYVYCVYTGNETTPAGIIADGGQVDNTQAVLGCGWENLRTGDIVNVKVVYIPSGKTIFDKDVTVSA
- a CDS encoding type IV pilin N-terminal domain-containing protein encodes the protein MRNNNSAVSPVIGVMLMLVITIIIAAVVSAFSGGVIEGQNKAPQANIKGTFSISEGMTITHAGGEPLPTKNLIFTIRDGPTFGPNLESSTAQALDLSKTTVTTERGTGPVVTEQGTYFMVSFNPGSTINIDPEYCTCNISQPNVAPTDFEDNVEDDGYTYNGTQTVAWAHCIRNQDSIGKSFILEVSDTEGHLISKSDVLITV